From one Catharus ustulatus isolate bCatUst1 chromosome 1, bCatUst1.pri.v2, whole genome shotgun sequence genomic stretch:
- the NUDCD1 gene encoding nudC domain-containing protein 1 isoform X1: MAGAAHCSLQAKRLLLDPKFEGYKLSLEPLACYQLGLDAAVAEVQLRDDQYTLDHMRAFGMYNYLHLDSWYQDNVYYVDQFGRVMNLSVTLDTALQKPREVFRLPTDLTACDNRLCASMHFSSSTWVTLSDGTGRLYLIKSGKRGNSASEKWEIVFNEELGSPFIVAHSVSFIKSDALSVAVLLLRVEKDDLDTKGSGFHVTLEWVTIEERKEGDHGYEIIKRRVLQGKSVPHYAAIEPSGDGLMIVSHKPFTFLQSESDKLEENDDSKVSNEKKDPLYYWQQTEDDLTVTVHLPQDITKDDIKIRFSPDNICVTLKDQPPLIEGKLYSSVDHESCTWVIREDKSLEISLIKKNEGSRWPELIVGDTRGELIMDPSQCSEIAESLMHLTSEVMNPNPEKENPPCNAQELEECDAFLEDGASLCRFDGNTLKVTHIINLGSNQYLFSVVVNPKEMPCFCLRHDVDALLWQPHSDQPENMWEHIATFNALGYVQASKQDKKFMACAPDYSYAALCECLRRVFIYRQPTPLATVLYNRKEGRQVGQVAKQLVATLESSDPILGFQATSERLFVLTTKTLFLIKVNSGN, encoded by the exons cTGTAGCAGAAGTGCAGCTTCGTGATGATCAATATACCCTTGACCACATGCGTGCTTTTGGCATGTATAATTATCTTCACCTTGATTCCTGGTACCAGGATAATGTCTACTATGTTGATCAGTTTGGAAGGGTTATGAATCTGTCAGTGACTCTG GACACTGCTCTACAAAAACCAAGAGAAGTTTTCAGGCTACCTACAGACTTGACTGCGTGTGATAATCGCCTTTGTGCCTCAATGCATTTTTCATCCTCCACATGGGTCACCCTTTCTGATGGTACAGGAAGATTGTATTTAATTAAATCAGGCAAGCGTGGAAACAGTGCATCTGAAAAGTGGGAG ATTGTGTTTAATGAGGAGCTAGGAAGTCCATTTATTGTAGCACACAGTGTTTCATTTATAAAATCTGATGCGCTTTCAgtagctgtgctgctgcttagGGTAGAAAAAGATGACCTGGACACAAAAGGAAGTGGATTTCATGTTACCTTGGAATGGGTTACaattgaagaaagaaaagagg GTGATCATGGATATGAAATCATTAAAAGGAGAGTTCTGCAAGGAAAATCAGTCCCCCATTATGCAGCAATAGAGCCAAGTGGGGATGGTCTAATGATTGTTTCTCACAAACCATTCACATTTTTGCAAAGTGAAAGTGACAAATTAGAAGAAAATGACGATTCCAAAGTatcaaatgaaaagaaag ATCCTCTGTACTACTGGCAGCAGACTGAAGATGATCTGACTGTAACAGTTCACCTGCCTCAAGACATCACGAAAGATGACATAAAAATACGGTTTTCCCCTGATAATATATGTGTTACACTAAAAGACCAGCCTCCTTTGATAGAAGGAAAGCTCTACTCATCTGTGGACCATGAAAGCTGCACGTGGGTAATTAGAGAGGACAAAAG TTTGGAAATTTCTCTGATTAAGAAAAATGAGGGATCCCGGTGGCCAGAGCTAATTGTTGGTGACACAAGAGGGGAACTCATTATGGACCCTTCCCAATGCTCTGAAATAGCTGAAAGCCTGATGCATCTTACCTCTGAAGTAATG AATCCAAACCCTGAAAAGGAAAACCCACCTTGTAATGCTCAAGAGTTAGAAGAATGTGATGCTTTTCTTGAAGACGGTGCAAGCTTGTGCAGATTTGATGGCAATACCTTGAAAGTCACTCATATA attaaTCTTGGAAGCAACCAGTATCTTTTCTCAGTTGTTGTGAATCCCAAAGAAATGCCATGCTTCTGCCTGAGGCATGATGTTGATGCTCTTCTCTGGCAGCCTCACTCTGACCAACCAGAGAATATGTGGGAACATATTGCAACATTTAATGCTTTAG GTTATGTCCAAGCATCAAAACAAGACAAGAAGTTCATGGCTTGTGCTCCAGATTACTCCTACGCTGCTCTTTGCGAGTGCTTGCGACGAGTTTTCATCTATCGCCAGCCAACTCCTCTGGCCACAGTTCTGTAcaacaggaaggaaggaagacaaGTAGGACAGGTTGCTAAGCAGCTGGTAGCAACCCTGGAATCCAGTGATCCTATCTTAGGCTTTCAAGCTACGAGTGAGAGATTATTTGTTCTCACAACAAAAAccttgtttttaataaaggtGAACTCTGGAAATTAA
- the NUDCD1 gene encoding nudC domain-containing protein 1 isoform X2, translated as MRAFGMYNYLHLDSWYQDNVYYVDQFGRVMNLSVTLDTALQKPREVFRLPTDLTACDNRLCASMHFSSSTWVTLSDGTGRLYLIKSGKRGNSASEKWEIVFNEELGSPFIVAHSVSFIKSDALSVAVLLLRVEKDDLDTKGSGFHVTLEWVTIEERKEGDHGYEIIKRRVLQGKSVPHYAAIEPSGDGLMIVSHKPFTFLQSESDKLEENDDSKVSNEKKDPLYYWQQTEDDLTVTVHLPQDITKDDIKIRFSPDNICVTLKDQPPLIEGKLYSSVDHESCTWVIREDKSLEISLIKKNEGSRWPELIVGDTRGELIMDPSQCSEIAESLMHLTSEVMNPNPEKENPPCNAQELEECDAFLEDGASLCRFDGNTLKVTHIINLGSNQYLFSVVVNPKEMPCFCLRHDVDALLWQPHSDQPENMWEHIATFNALGYVQASKQDKKFMACAPDYSYAALCECLRRVFIYRQPTPLATVLYNRKEGRQVGQVAKQLVATLESSDPILGFQATSERLFVLTTKTLFLIKVNSGN; from the exons ATGCGTGCTTTTGGCATGTATAATTATCTTCACCTTGATTCCTGGTACCAGGATAATGTCTACTATGTTGATCAGTTTGGAAGGGTTATGAATCTGTCAGTGACTCTG GACACTGCTCTACAAAAACCAAGAGAAGTTTTCAGGCTACCTACAGACTTGACTGCGTGTGATAATCGCCTTTGTGCCTCAATGCATTTTTCATCCTCCACATGGGTCACCCTTTCTGATGGTACAGGAAGATTGTATTTAATTAAATCAGGCAAGCGTGGAAACAGTGCATCTGAAAAGTGGGAG ATTGTGTTTAATGAGGAGCTAGGAAGTCCATTTATTGTAGCACACAGTGTTTCATTTATAAAATCTGATGCGCTTTCAgtagctgtgctgctgcttagGGTAGAAAAAGATGACCTGGACACAAAAGGAAGTGGATTTCATGTTACCTTGGAATGGGTTACaattgaagaaagaaaagagg GTGATCATGGATATGAAATCATTAAAAGGAGAGTTCTGCAAGGAAAATCAGTCCCCCATTATGCAGCAATAGAGCCAAGTGGGGATGGTCTAATGATTGTTTCTCACAAACCATTCACATTTTTGCAAAGTGAAAGTGACAAATTAGAAGAAAATGACGATTCCAAAGTatcaaatgaaaagaaag ATCCTCTGTACTACTGGCAGCAGACTGAAGATGATCTGACTGTAACAGTTCACCTGCCTCAAGACATCACGAAAGATGACATAAAAATACGGTTTTCCCCTGATAATATATGTGTTACACTAAAAGACCAGCCTCCTTTGATAGAAGGAAAGCTCTACTCATCTGTGGACCATGAAAGCTGCACGTGGGTAATTAGAGAGGACAAAAG TTTGGAAATTTCTCTGATTAAGAAAAATGAGGGATCCCGGTGGCCAGAGCTAATTGTTGGTGACACAAGAGGGGAACTCATTATGGACCCTTCCCAATGCTCTGAAATAGCTGAAAGCCTGATGCATCTTACCTCTGAAGTAATG AATCCAAACCCTGAAAAGGAAAACCCACCTTGTAATGCTCAAGAGTTAGAAGAATGTGATGCTTTTCTTGAAGACGGTGCAAGCTTGTGCAGATTTGATGGCAATACCTTGAAAGTCACTCATATA attaaTCTTGGAAGCAACCAGTATCTTTTCTCAGTTGTTGTGAATCCCAAAGAAATGCCATGCTTCTGCCTGAGGCATGATGTTGATGCTCTTCTCTGGCAGCCTCACTCTGACCAACCAGAGAATATGTGGGAACATATTGCAACATTTAATGCTTTAG GTTATGTCCAAGCATCAAAACAAGACAAGAAGTTCATGGCTTGTGCTCCAGATTACTCCTACGCTGCTCTTTGCGAGTGCTTGCGACGAGTTTTCATCTATCGCCAGCCAACTCCTCTGGCCACAGTTCTGTAcaacaggaaggaaggaagacaaGTAGGACAGGTTGCTAAGCAGCTGGTAGCAACCCTGGAATCCAGTGATCCTATCTTAGGCTTTCAAGCTACGAGTGAGAGATTATTTGTTCTCACAACAAAAAccttgtttttaataaaggtGAACTCTGGAAATTAA